The Peromyscus eremicus chromosome 16_21, PerEre_H2_v1, whole genome shotgun sequence genome includes the window TCCTCTGTCAATCCCTTCCTTTCTTGTGAAGTTTTCTTGGTTCGTGTCTTCTaactttattttcttggtgttttgaAATAACCGAGTCACTGGTTCCAATCCACGCTTCTCAGCTCCTTGCATTAAGTGATTGTTCACTTCTGAATCCACCAGCACAGCAGATGGACGAGTGGCAGCTTTACTTAGCAAAAATCCCATTGGGACAGCTGGTCAACCATCAAGGGAGTGTGAGGGCCCCTTGTAAGTGGTGGAAATGTTTCTTCAATTTGATGACTGAAAAGAAAACCAGGTAATAAGTGAATGCAATAGGAACATCAACAACTTCATGGCAATCATTCTTTAAGTGGAATGCTCTACTGGTgatgaaaacacaaaaac containing:
- the C16_21H2orf15 gene encoding uncharacterized protein C2orf15 homolog, with protein sequence MGFLLSKAATRPSAVLVDSEVNNHLMQGAEKRGLEPVTRLFQNTKKIKLEDTNQENFTRKEGIDRGWDTMGYVKENDGLEITDLE